In Calothrix sp. PCC 7507, one DNA window encodes the following:
- a CDS encoding Mo-dependent nitrogenase C-terminal domain-containing protein, whose protein sequence is MTSFMQIRLHNDLLHPVREWLDRIEIHNSKLAHFLCKTIPAQCPFERDIKLFGRKLLHIPPMCKLNPLYEEVVSLRFKALCYLADECGEDVTVYC, encoded by the coding sequence ATGACAAGCTTTATGCAAATCCGGTTACATAACGACCTACTACACCCAGTCCGTGAGTGGTTAGACAGGATAGAAATTCACAACAGCAAACTAGCTCATTTCTTGTGCAAAACCATTCCTGCTCAATGTCCATTTGAACGAGATATTAAACTATTTGGTCGCAAGCTGTTGCACATTCCCCCAATGTGTAAGTTAAATCCTCTTTACGAAGAAGTAGTGAGCCTGCGTTTTAAAGCACTCTGTTATCTTGCTGATGAATGTGGTGAAGATGTAACAGTCTATTGCTGA